TGGTGGCGCTCATCGGCTTCAACTGGTGGGCGTCGCCCGATGCGTCGCGACCGAACTTCGAGATCTTGCCGCAGATGGCGCACAGCGCGCGCTACAACGCGTACGCCGGCAATCCGAACTTTTCGGACGGCAAGACGCTGCAGCCGCCGGTGCCGGGCACGATCGCGCGCGGCACGATGCCGCTGCACTACACCGCCGCGCCTGCCGACGCACTGCGCGCCGGCCAGGAGCTGATGGCGCCCGCGGATTCTCATGACCCGCGCGCGCTCGCCCGCGGCGAGCACGTCTTCAAGACCTTCTGCACGCCCTGTCACGGCCTCGACGCCGGCGGCATGGGCACGGTGACGACCC
The window above is part of the Terriglobales bacterium genome. Proteins encoded here:
- a CDS encoding c-type cytochrome produces the protein MTRRLLMNSSLFVVLVALIGFNWWASPDASRPNFEILPQMAHSARYNAYAGNPNFSDGKTLQPPVPGTIARGTMPLHYTAAPADALRAGQELMAPADSHDPRALARGEHVFKTFCTPCHGLDAGGMGTVTTRGVPPPPSLLAPHAVDMKEGQMFHVLTYGQNNMASYAGQVTRNDRWYVIAFIRSLQAAAQKSAPGAAPVVKTAAAPPADAGKGGAK